In Juglans regia cultivar Chandler chromosome 13, Walnut 2.0, whole genome shotgun sequence, the following proteins share a genomic window:
- the LOC108982677 gene encoding probable receptor-like protein kinase At5g24010 → MVTKFIRFLPLIIASLVSFSSSFTPSDNYLLNCGSPSNTSIYSRLFLTDSTKPGSDFLSADRSISLKNQVPSPNSSTLYHTARVFTRSSGYRFNIKKNGTHLVRFHFSPFVSQGFDLTTANFSVLVNGNLILGGLHLNNTDTVLREYILKIDRTAVEIVFTPGNESGFGFVNAIELFSAPRDFIVDEGVKLLSADGSKVYKNLSSRVLETVTRINVGGPKVTPFNDTLWRTWIPDDDYLVLKSAARRVNTTHPPNYQTGGASRDIAPDSVYMTAQEMNRENPNFNARFNITWNFPVGSDCARYLVRLHFCDIVSRGLNLLYFNVYINGYLACEDLDLSTVYHALASPVYFDVIVDSGDSTVVQVSVGPSILSSTSAMNAILNGAEIMKILGHENSESSTKEKNIWIIVGLVVGFVGLCLILLALLLVMKCWKKKPKPRPAESVGWTPLRVNGGSSHSRMSEGTAYVSPGPNGYLAMRIPFADLQFATNNFDKSLIIGSGGFGMVYKGVLRDNTKVAVKRGVPGSRQGLPEFQTEITVLSKIRHRHLVSLVGYCEEQSEMILVYEYMEKGPLKKHLYSSGFPPLSWKQRLEICIGSARGLHYLHTGSAQGIIHRDIKSTNILLDENYVAKVADFGLSRSGPCLNETHVSTGVKGSFGYLDPEYFRRQQLTDKSDVYSFGVVLFEVLCARPAVDPLLAREQVNLAEWAMQWQKKGMLEQIIDPHLAGQIKPSSLKKFVETAEKCLADYGVDRPTMGDVLWNLEYALQLQETAQQREPSEGSSVDGPNSPTFGIVPQIPSSNIRADGERGNHNSDISTTDVFSQLMTNDGR, encoded by the coding sequence ATGGTGACCAAATTCATTCGCTTCCTCCCTCTGATTATCGCATCTCTCGTCTCCTTCTCAAGCTCTTTTACTCCATCAGACAACTACCTCCTCAACTGTGGTTCGCCTAGCAACACTTCTATCTACAGCCGTCTCTTTCTCACAGATTCAACGAAACCCGGTTCGGATTTTCTCTCTGCAGACCGGTCCATTTCGCTCAAGAACCAAGTACCATCACCAAATTCCTCTACTTTGTACCATACAGCCAGGGTTTTCACCAGAAGTTCTGGCTACAGATTCAACATCAAGAAAAATGGGACTCACTTGGTACGTTTCCATTTCTCGCCCTTTGTATCTCAAGGCTTTGATTTAACTACAGCAAATTTTAGTGTTCTGGTTAATGGGAATTTGATTCTTGGAGGTTTGCATTTGAATAACACCGACACTGTCCTGAGAGAGTATATCTTAAAAATAGATAGAACTGCGGTGGAAATTGTGTTTACACCTGGTAATGAATCGGGTTTCGGGTTCGTTAATGCAATCGAACTTTTTTCGGCTCCTAGGGACTTTATAGTCGATGAGGGAGTGAAGTTACTTAGTGCTGATGGAAGTAAAGTGTACAAGAATCTTTCATCACGGGTCTTAGAGACAGTTACTAGGATTAACGTCGGAGGTCCAAAAGTTACTCCTTTTAATGATACCCTTTGGAGGACTTGGATTCCTGATGACGATTATCTTGTTCTGAAATCTGCGGCAAGGCGTGTGAACACTACCCACCCGCCAAATTATCAAACTGGAGGTGCGAGTCGAGATATTGCTCCAGACAGTGTGTATATGACTGCTCAAGAAATGAACAGGGAAAACCCGAATTTTAATGCAAGGTTTAATATCACTTGGAATTTTCCAGTGGGTTCGGATTGTGCTCGATACTTGGTTCGATTGCACTTCTGTGATATTGTTAGTCGGGGGCTTAACTTGCTGTACTTCAATGTTTATATCAATGGTTACCTTGCATGTGAGGATCTTGATTTATCGACTGTGTACCATGCGCTTGCATCTCCAGTCTATTTTGATGTCATTGTGGATTCGGGTGATTCTACGGTTGTGCAAGTAAGTGTAGGTCCTTCGATTCTCAGCAGCACTTCGGCAATGAACGCAATTCTGAATGGGGCAGAGATTATGAAGATTTTAGGTCATGAGAATTCCGAAAGTAGTACTAAGGAGAAGAATATCTGGATTATCGTGGGTTTGGTTGTTGGCTTTGTTGGTTTATGTTTGATATTGCTTGCACTACTGCTTGTTATGAAATGCTGGAAGAAGAAACCAAAACCAAGACCTGCAGAAAGTGTGGGGTGGACACCGTTACGTGTAAATGGAGGCAGTTCTCACAGTAGAATGTCTGAAGGAACAGCCTATGTATCTCCTGGCCCAAATGGATACTTAGCCATGAGAATCCCTTTTGCTGATCTACAATTTGCAACTAACAATTTTGACAAAAGTCTGATTATAGGCTCTGGTGGATTTGGCATGGTTTACAAGGGGGTTCTTCGAGACAATACAAAGGTCGCCGTGAAGAGAGGTGTACCAGGATCCAGGCAGGGCCTTCCAGAATTCCAGACTGAAATAACAGTTCTGTCAAAAATTCGCCACCGACATCTTGTTTCTCTTGTTGGGTATTGTGAAGAACAATCAGAAATGATACTAGTGTATGAATATATGGAGAAGGGGCCATTGAAAAAGCATTTGTACAGTTCAGGGTTTCCACCTCTGTCTTGGAAGCAGCGGCTTGAAATATGCATTGGCTCAGCTCGAGGTCTTCACTACCTTCATACAGGTTCAGCCCAAGGAATTATCCATCGTGACATTAAATCGACCAACATATTGCTTGATGAGAATTATGTGGCCAAGGTTGCTGATTTTGGTCTTTCAAGATCTGGCCCATGTCTCAACGAAACCCATGTAAGTACAGGTGTAAAGGGTAGTTTTGGATATCTTGATCCTGAGTATTTCCGGAGGCAGCAGCTTACAGATAAGTCAGATGTTTATTCATTTGGGGTTGTGCTTTTTGAAGTTCTTTGTGCTAGACCTGCTGTTGATCCATTGCTTGCTAGGGAACAAGTGAATTTAGCTGAATGGGCAATGCAATGGCAGAAGAAGGGCATGCTCGAGCAAATTATTGATCCTCATCTTGCTGGACAGATAAAACCGAGCTCTTTGAAGAAATTTGTAGAAACAGCAGAGAAATGTTTGGCAGACTATGGTGTTGATAGGCCAACCATGGGTGACGTGTTATGGAATCTGGAATATGCACTTCAGCTTCAGGAAACTGCACAACAAAGAGAACCTAGTGAAGGCAGCAGTGTTGATGGGCCTAATTCCCCAACATTTGGAATCGTTCCCCAAATCCCATCCAGTAACATAAGAGCAGATGGAGAACGTGGTAATCATAACTCAGACATATCTACAACTGACGTATTTTCCCAGTTGATGACTAATGATGGCAGATAG